The genomic segment caaagggaaaaaaaagttttcatctgAGGAAAAATGACCCCAGATCATGATACTATCACCACTATGCTTCACCGTGGTGACATGGTGGTATTCTGGTGATGTGCATTTTTGCTTCTGTAACCAAAAAGCTAAACTTTGATCTTACTAAATCCATAACATATCCTCTTATGAGGCAACCAGTGCTTGGCAGAAACCCCTGCAACTCCTTCAAGGTTCCCTCTAAGCAGATACTCTGACaactttctgtttcattctTCTTGGAGAAATGTCAAGTTTTTGTCCCATATTCTTTTCCAGGAAATGATGGCTTCACTGTGCCATTGTTTATGTgtggatttattattattttttttttaccctgttCCTGACTGACGTCTTTGTACAAGGAAATCCTGTAATCCTGCATTATGTAACAATGTGAAATAATTGGACTTCAAAATGcgataaataaaaagcatctcAAAACTGCGTTACATAATAACCTCcgcaaaatgtaataaaatcctCGAAGGTATTTTGTAATGCTGTCTACCGCATTATGTAATAACATTACATATAGTACACAATGATTTGGTAGCTCTTTTTCAgacataataatgaaataatgtgactgcaaaaacacaaaatcctttttaatcTAGTACTAATACTATAACACTAATACTAAATACTAATACTAGTGCAAATATGTTCATACACtggaaattagacaaaactaacaagtaacCTTTCAGACAtttacaggagcttgttttacatcaacaattcttgaatattgatgaaaagtaggagctatttcacttataataagacatttcCCCAAGTAATAAGTGAgaaaatctgccaatggaactagttttaaaacaatcaatATTCAAGACTTATTTTCTCAGAGGAAGCTCCTatatttgtctgaaaagttacttgttagttttgtcttatttcaagtgcaatgagatatttgcactagaaactaaaccaaaaatactttgtaaggttttgtgttttttttgcattgcaaACCCTGTTTATGTTCATCCTAGTCCATAATAACTTGTAATAAAGATCCTATGCACTTAAATCTTTGAAACTTTGTAAATGCCGACCTTTTGGTCGTTTAGTTGCTTTTTCAGACTCAGAACCAGAatctttggttttaaagcatgcaaatatatattttgttgttactgttaacattaaaaaaagataagcAAATGATCTCTTTAATGCAAACTGAACAGATCCAAGAACATTTCCAAGACTTAAATATCCACACAGCAAAAGAACATCCCGGCGTGGTTTGGTCTCTAGCTAAAGTTGAATTGTTAGTTCAATGTCTTTTcaacaaaagtcaaaatgttcagCACCATGGAGAGAGTAGCCTTCATTTTCTAACCCTTGACTCTCCTGTTTTCCCTCGTCAGACTTTGAGCAGCCGATCCCCGATGACCGTTACCATGGCATCTACTTTGCAATGCTGCTGGCTGGAGTGGGTTTCCTGCTGCCATACAACAGCTTCATCACCGACGTCGACTACCTGCATCACAAGTTCCAGGGTATTGATGTGCATGAGGCAGTGCATGCAAATGCACGAACAAGCCCTCTGCACCCCCACCCTCAGGAGCTCCACcttctttgtgtgtttcaggaACGTCCATAGTGTTTGACATGAGTCTGACGTACATAGTGGTGGCTCTGCTGGCTGTGATCCTCAACAATGTGCTGGTGGAGAGGCTCAGCATGCACACCAGGATTACTGTGGGTAAGTCCAAACCTTATCCAGGACTGAAGAACTTATCACCACATaagtgtttcatatcagtccatgtcaataattattaattagttcttttgtttaaaatatctgaaatgctgccaaactggtgaccttttctgttttatccacagttttcacttcgcactgttgtttatttgtaattagTTATCAGACACTGTGgagaaacatgaaactgctgctgcgcaattTACTCAagcaggtcgttgctaggtcaccggagagtgagtgagttgctaggtaaccaaagagttgatgccaccaacctcGCTTAGCTTGCTGCGCCGTTTAGGTTGAAcggctaaagtctttcctctgcctacgtctcccagaatgctgtgcggttctcgatcagagttcagtgaatgtGCTATATGCTGAATATTGAACATTCTGTTGATATTGATCCTGTGTCTATTGCGATATGTGTTGTTATTGAGCTTTAACTGAGAGTAGCTATAAAGATATAATAATGTTTGCTATCTTTCCAAGCATTTAAAATCCTAACTAGCAAAGTGCTTTCTCAAACACAGCTcccttaaaattttaaaaagtatgcaTAATTAATCATTGAAATGTCTTTAAAACAACCCCATATTTATGATGTGCGTAGGTTCAATTTATGACTGTGATTTTGGAGATAAGTACAGCAATGTAAAGGCTCCTCGGTAGCAGAAATGAAAGGGAAACCATCCTTGTAGCAGGAatggaaaaaagtaaagttctttaaaaaaaatatctctgagGAGGATTTTGGTCTCGCTGCTGTTTTTCACTCTGTGAGCGCGAGCGTTCACCGCTGCACTCTCTGTACCTTAAAATAGCTCTGCCTGCATCCTTGGGGGAataacttttgaaatgtttcgtCTGCTCAGGAGCTTTTCTGTGTGGTTAGTAAACTCGTAGCTCTGCGATTAGACTTTACGTCGAGGCGATAACGTTCCTCAAGATGGCCTTGTCATATATATGTGTGCATATCTACACGTCATAGACCAGATGAGTTCAAATTATCACTGTAACTCTGCAGGATACATCTTGGCGCTGGGGCCGCTCATCTTTGTCAGCTTGTTTGACGTCTGGTTGGAAAAATTCACCACCAAGCAGGCTTACGTCATCAACCTGTTGTCAGTGGGAGTGGTGGCCTTCGGATGCACAGGTAAGCTATTTCCAACGTCAAACCGCTTGCTAAATTTACCTGACTGAAAAGCGCAGACGGCACAAATTTAATGCGGTTTCACTGAGACAAATGTAAGGATggttgaaaatgtaaataaacaagtaTTTCCATCGAAGGCACTGAACAAAGCGAGTCACgaggaagcaaataaaaagagcaaacaggAGAATCCAACAAGGGTTGAAAGGCAAGATTGTAACGTAAAACCTGAGGGAAGCAAAGACAAACAATACAGTTCTGGTAGTTGGCAGACTAAATCCTAGAGGATGGGAGAGCAGAAAGCAAGACTGACTGAGAGAAACAGATTCTGGAAGTAAAACACCCATATTTAGATCGAGTTTAAGTTGaaataaacaatcaaatctGTTCAATTGGGTACACAAGCTTAAATCTGTGTATACAATTAATTGTAGGAATATCACAGTTCAGTCAAGATCAGTTTGTCCTTCTGGCTGGTAAAACGTGTTCAGTTTAGCCAACGGTATTAAGACATTGACTGTGCAACATAATCCTCCTGAGCATGCATGTGACCACAGTGGAAAGTAACAACTCCTTTTTTAACAAGCAGGAACAGAGGCCAGCTGTTCCTGCTTGTCTAGCAGAAGGCAGCTCAGAGTTAACAAGTTCCGGTCGCAATCGACTCAGGGGTTAAGAAAAGAGCAGatgtacaacaacaaaaagaaagatgaaacaTGAAGGACTGGTGTAGGAGTATTTGTGTTGAAGAAAAATGACGTTTTaattaggggtgcaccgatttatcggCCAGTCGATTTATCggtgccgatttccttaattttgggagatcggtgatctgtcaatttttacatgtgaagttGATCGTATCCACTGATGTTGTCAACCTGGGCAAAGGTCTTAAAATCAAccactgtgcttttcttttctcccgtgagagaggtttgaccgACAAACCGGCCGACCAGCTCTTGTCTGCACACTGACAGTTAACAACAGTCACCCCAATGTTGTTGATTCAGCAACTGTCTTGATATATTGAGCAACGTTTCAGAGAAAAAACTGGcatcggccaaaatcggaatcggtaagttaggctttttaaaagatcggtaATCGGCGAtcgaccagaaaactgcaatcggtgcacctctaGTTTTAATGGTTGTAGCAGCTCGTTAGTGGCTTCATCTAGGAGAGAAACACAAGAAGACAGATAAGCTCTGAAGCAGCAGTCCATAATATGCAATAAAAGACGCCCGGATTGTtcacaaagagagagaacatGAAGTTATTGTCAGATAAACACGGACATGCGAGGCCAGATCTACCGTCTATGATGAGAAATAACAAAGAGAGAACATGAAACTAATCTCAGCATTAAACACGTATAAAGCAAAATTGGAGAGTAGTAGGAAAAAGCAGCAGAGTGAAGAAAAGTGTTCAGTATGAGTTCCAGCAGCCTCAATCTACAGAAACATAATTAGATAGATACTTGCAGTTGATGAGCATTATGAAAAGGTGAAGCTTTAGCCTAAAAGTAGGCAGGAGTTACTTCCACGGGAGAGAACCTGAATTATCTGCCTCCCATTCTACTTTCAGAAACTCTAATAACCAGCAGTAAACCTGGTGGAGTCTGAGAGCGAAGAACTGCGTTGGGAACCAGTCAGGTCTTTGATTTAAGATGGCGCTTGATTAGTAAGATGCaagacaaataatttaaaatagtaTTCTGAATTTTACAATGAAGAgaagctaaaactgaaaaaaaaataataatttaacttttgtttGAGCGCTCCCTGAAATAACTACAGATTTTCGGGCTTCCCACAGAAACATATATTCTCGAACAGCCTTGAGGTGACGGAGGCTTTAACAAGGCTTTATCCATCTCtcttggaaaagtttttttcaaatttgggttgaaaaaattcaattttaataaatgtaaataagagaggtttttttttttttttttttttttttctgaatcacatttctctataaaatacattttcatgaaAGTAATGACAAAACCAGAggacaattttctgtttttaactgacCTATTAGTAATTTTCTAAGACATTTATAAAGTTCCTAACTTTAggaataaaacagcaacataaGGTTTTCTCCAAGTCCTGATAGACAGAGTTTCAGTCTTTCTAATTCCTTTTTATGACCTGTCAGCTGTAATAGAAACATCTGTCGTTAAGTAATCACACTGAGCTAACAGATGTAAATGTCTAAAATTGGACAGAATGTAATTATATGGATATTTATGTTGGAGAATGACGAAGATGAGTTCCACCAGATGAATCTTTGGAACGATCAACACAAAACTAGAAGGATTTTCTTAGATTTAGACGTCTTTCTGACTCTAACACGGTCTGTTTTACTGATTTGGTCACAGTCTAattcctggaaatgttctctaAAGTTTTCTACAGAGGTCCAGGACGAGGACTGACTCCATAAATTGTGTTGTCGCAGCGTTCGGTCTTCGTTTACACTGATAACCGCTTCCCTCTCGCTCTCCCAGTGCAGCAGTCCAGTTTCTATGGTTACATGGGGATGCTGCCCAAGAGGTACACTCAAGGGGTGATGACTGGGGAAAGTAAGTACGCTCACAAAGAAACTGAATGCTTCCACACGCTTACGTTCTCTGACCGCGGCCAAACGTTTCAGGCACGGCCGGAGTGATCATCTCGCTGTCTCGCATCTTCACCAAGCTGCTGATCCCTGACGAGAAGAAGAACACCCTGATCTTCTTCCTGATCTCCATCAGCATGGAGATGCTGTGCTTCCTGCTGCACCTCGTCGTCCGACGCTCGCGGTTCGTCCGCCACTACACCGGCCACGCCCAGGGCAAAGGTCAAGTCAAATGTCACGACCCACGGGACGCCGGAACTGGATACAGGGTCCATCACGACGTCACCGCAGAGGAAGTGATATTTGTACGTTTTCCTAGCTGTTTCCCGACGACAGCGccgtaaaaatgttttgatttaactttaacCTTTTGCTCCATTTCATCCactaatttgaatttaattgtttttttttgttttttgagacaCATCAACGTGTAACAGGAATTATTttgaagtggagggaaaacaaTGAAAGGCTTTGACAAAATTTCGTACAAATATTGATTTGAGCAGACTGTTGCATATTCTCACTCAGCCATTACTGTGGAGACTCGCCTTTCAGTCCAGTTAAAACAGCAAATCCTTTGGGGGACGAGTCACTACCAGCTTTGAACATCTAGAGCTGAATTTCTGTTCTTCTTTTCCTCAAACGAAGCACAAACTCAGCCAGACTGGCTGGAGAAGGTCTGCAAACATACATTGTTCACGTCCCGTTGAGGATTCTCAACTGGATTtagatctgggctttgactggtcCGTTCTAACACATGATCATGCTTTGACCTAAATCATTCCATCGTAGCTCTGGCTGTACGCTTACAGCAGTTCTGCTGGAAGGTGGCGCTACGCCCCGACCTGAGGTTTCCCACAGGTTTTACATGCCACTTTGCATGGAGGTCataaagttgcattttgttCTCATCTCACCAGAGATCCTTCTTGcacatgtttgctgtttgcgtcacatttctttctttgaacAATGGCTTCCACCTTGACTCTGAGTAGTGAAGCTGTGGGTCTCTTATTGTTTTCCTGGTAAAGCCTCACAGTTTGGGTTTACAGGAATGTCTCATGCTTGCACCTGTCTGACAGTGTAGGTATTCGTAAGTGTTTAATGAGCTTTTCCAAAGTTAGACTCCTGTTTTCTAGCCTACAAGCTTTCCCCctgatctgtctgctgtgttcaaGCTTGTCTCAATCTGAAGAGGCGCTAACGCCCTGAAAACTTCGAAAATCCACTTTATGCTTTCACCGTAGTATAAAAGCTTCAGAAatcttaaattatgtttaaagaATAATCCAGACGAATAAACatgtctgattttaaatgtaaattcttTCATTTAGGACCACGTTATATTGATCGAATCAGTTGTTCTATTTTTCTACAGTATCTCCTTTGTGAACACCACAGGAGGCGTCGTTTCCTATTGGCTGGACAAATAATAAATAGGAACTCATTTTATCTACAATCACAGATATTCTTACGCCCCTCTGTGCACAgacactccacacttttcagatgatttttttgtcgattgttttttaaataataataataattttgcttattttgtcaccCTGATGCAGTTATTCTTGTTAAGCTCTCACACCAAATCCCGGTTGAACACTTTGaggtttgtaaaaatgttcagacGGGATCTTCGGAGTTTAAATTCTGCGTGGAGCAGCAGAAACTCTCCCTACTGTTGCCCTTCcacattttgacaataaaacccTGCATAAATGTCACAGCAGTAAACCATTTCAGGAGGAGACGTCAGGAACTTGAACTATGCTGCTGCGTCCTTGTTGGTTTCTGAGGGGAGACTTTTCCTATCAGACCGGGTTTAAAAATGCAGAGTTATTCATGGGCTGCTGTTTTTTTGGCTGCCATTCAAAAGAGACAAACCTTAGAgccagaaagagagagaaaaagagagagagctgTGTTATTAGGATGCGATATGAAGGACAGAACGTGACATGGGTTGATGAGGGAAAACAGGGATGAAGGGAAAAGAGGCTTAGGCCTTCTGGACAAAGGATCGATGTTGATTAGAATAAGAGACGGAAAAGACttatctttctgaaaatgaCTGCAGAGGAAAAGGGGGAAGATAAGGTGAGGGCAAGAGGGCAGAAGAGCAGTCGAGATGATAAAATGAGGggtaaaaataggaaaaaatgaAGGAGGAGAAGCTGAATTCATTTTGTAGACATTTAAAGCAGAACCAGAGTTCTGTGTTTTAATCCCTGCCTGCCAATAAACCTGTGTCAGGCATCTAATAAACCCCCCTGGTGTTGCActgtagtgtgtgtgtttgtgtgtgtgatggggCTGCGTTTCTGTGTCCTGAAACTGTTGACGAGGGAAACGATGGGCTGTGCATCATGGGACAATCAGGAGTACCAGTGCTTTTTGGCGTGCACGTCATTTTAATCAGCTAATGGATCCGTCTGTGTGTGTAATTTAGGAAATCCAAGAAAGAAGCCTGTAtacgtgtgagtgtgtgtgtgtgtgtgtgtgtgtcgctgcTAATTTGCAGTCCAGTCTGAAGACTTTCCGACATCATTAGATCAACTTGCACTCACAGCTGTCTTCTCTAATAGTCGCTGCCATAAAAAGCTGATTTCATGCTTCCAAAAAGCCATTACTAattaaaaagctgaataaataaataaataaataaaaacttcactGACTCACAGGGAATGATTTTAGTCCAGTGATCTGGCAACATCTAGTGTCTAGTTACAGAAGTGagcagcagatttttatttatttatttattttttttttggatgatttcaatgttttctgAATGTCTGGATGAAAGCGTCGCCGTTCGTCTCCACAGGGAAACGGAGGAACGGCGCCATCCTCTGCAGAAGAAGGCCATGAGGATTTTGTGGGCGGGACTTATGTGAGATTCGACGCCCCAAAAGCCAAGATCAGGAAGAGCTGGCCCGGCGTACGAGGTACTTCCTGTTTTAATCTCCTCACTTTTCAATTAACCCATGACCTCTGCTTGGATTTGACtcatcaggctttttaaaaattacttagtcaattaaatgtgtgtgtgtgtgtgtgtgtgtgtgtgttcccctGCCAGACATGATTCTGCATCGCTACGTGGTGTCGCGTGTGATCTGGGCCTACATGCTGTCCATAGCTGTGACCTACAGCATCACCCTGTGCCTGTTCCCCGGCCTGGAGTCAGAGATCAGGAACAAAGCCTTGGGGGAATGGCTGCCCATCCTCATCATGGCCACGTTCAACATGTCCGACTTTGTCGGGAAGGTCAGCAGACTTTTGTAGCTTTATGAAAATTCCCCTTGCAGATTCAGGAGTTTGATTTTAACTATGCTaaggaaatgagacaaaagtcTCTTAAAAGATAATAGTATAATATAAGAGGAGCGAATATCTGggaagtgggtttttttttttccccacattgtgttaaaaaatttaatgttgaaaattaCTAATGCTCTTCTCGATACACGGTGGCAAAAGTCTTTATTGCATTACAGCTGTCAGtcattttgggatttttcttcTAGCCTTCTTGCCATCACCATGAGATACAGGGGGCCAAACTTTTTGCCATAAGTGCCAAAAATCCTTAAGGTGAAGCATGTGAGGCCACAGAAACTTTTATAACATCTAGAAAAAGCAAGTTTGTGcctttttagttttatctgcTCAATAATACACTggaaaaattacagttttgttgaaaacaaaatagttgTTTCATTTGTAGAAAACTGATCAGGAAATCAAtgttgatacaaaaaaaaaatcatcaaaagaCTCTTGCAAACTTGCattagtgtatttttttatttgtcgtTAATATTTACAGATCAATAATTGTAGTTACTCCAAAATTATGATTGCAAAAACCTCATTGATAACCggaaacaaatctttttttacacCTGGTGTGTTTTTTGAAGACGATGTtattaattgcaaaaaaaaaaacaaaaagttgctCTACAAGATGAAAAATAATCCATCTGCACCAACCAACTATGCTTGCAGGTCGGAAATACATTTTCCTCACAACTGTTGGCCCCATTTgtagagaaacaaacagatttcCAAACAGTATAAGATTTATTCCAGAACATTTTAgcaaattgttaaaaaaaaacccaaacaaaaacaacttctaaaACGACGTGGGGAATAGTTAGATGTCAGTATTTAGCGATCAGAACAAACTTTCATGTCTCTCGGTTGATCCATATTAATTTACCAAaccttcctcctctctctttttctctcagatCCTGGCGGCGCTGCCGTACGATTGGTCCGGGGGCCGCctgctcttcttctcctgtcTGAGGGTGGTCTTCATCCCTCTGTTTGTGATGTGCGTGTACCCGGTCAGCGCGCCCATGCTGTCCCACCCTGCCTGGCCGTGTCTCTTCTCCCTCCTCATGGGAGTCACCAACGGCTACTTTGGGTCGGTGCCGATGATCCAGGCGGCTGGGAAAGTACCGCCTGAGCAGAGGGAGCTGGCAGGTGAGCAGACGAGTGGGCTGTTGTTTTGGTCTTCGTTTGGTCAGAGAAAATCAAagatttctctctgtttctttagTGATGCAGGTCATCTTCCGTCGCTCTGACGTAGGTTTAATCAAAAATCTTCAAGGtcagattaaagaaaacactgaacttGCGTTTAGACCTTTGAACTCTTTGTGAGTGTTTCGTGTTTTTCGTTCCgtaacagtaaaaaagaaaggaagatggACGTTTCTGGCAGAAGTGTTGTGTTTAAGTTACTCCAAGGTCAATGTGGCTAAAATCGATGTGCATTGTGGCGCTACCACAGAAGCTAATACCTAAAGTCTTCCTTGGGgat from the Gambusia affinis linkage group LG19, SWU_Gaff_1.0, whole genome shotgun sequence genome contains:
- the slc29a4a gene encoding equilibrative nucleoside transporter 4, translated to MPWDGWRDRGIAGWRDAGREGWREGRESGVVQSYSFDSYQLEEEEISKDAPERGVLALSEPDFEQPIPDDRYHGIYFAMLLAGVGFLLPYNSFITDVDYLHHKFQGTSIVFDMSLTYIVVALLAVILNNVLVERLSMHTRITVGYILALGPLIFVSLFDVWLEKFTTKQAYVINLLSVGVVAFGCTVQQSSFYGYMGMLPKRYTQGVMTGESTAGVIISLSRIFTKLLIPDEKKNTLIFFLISISMEMLCFLLHLVVRRSRFVRHYTGHAQGKGQVKCHDPRDAGTGYRVHHDVTAEEVIFGNGGTAPSSAEEGHEDFVGGTYVRFDAPKAKIRKSWPGVRDMILHRYVVSRVIWAYMLSIAVTYSITLCLFPGLESEIRNKALGEWLPILIMATFNMSDFVGKILAALPYDWSGGRLLFFSCLRVVFIPLFVMCVYPVSAPMLSHPAWPCLFSLLMGVTNGYFGSVPMIQAAGKVPPEQRELAGNTMTVSYMTGLMVGSSVAYATYSFTPTAAGARLPTRAPFNVTGY